A genomic segment from Pseudoxanthomonas sp. CF385 encodes:
- a CDS encoding class I SAM-dependent methyltransferase, which yields MSSAALARTSHPPSSVDFDALKARQQATWASGDFAVVGTTLQIVGESLAEAADVRAGEKVLDVAAGNGNATLAAARRFARVTSTDYVPALLDKGAARAQAEGLDVRFEVADAEALPYADAGFDVVLSTFGAMFAPDHARVARELLRVTRAGGRIGLANWTPQGFIGELFQVIGRQLPPPAGVASPALWGTEAHITRLFGGHAREIRCTRRVFNFRYASIAHFMHVFRTYYGPTHQAFEALDKDGRQVLDAAMTELLKRWNIGGHRSLVVPSEYLEIVIARA from the coding sequence ATGTCATCCGCTGCCCTCGCCCGTACGTCCCACCCGCCTTCCTCCGTCGATTTCGATGCGCTCAAGGCGCGCCAGCAGGCCACCTGGGCCAGCGGCGATTTCGCCGTCGTCGGCACCACCCTGCAGATCGTCGGCGAATCGCTGGCCGAAGCCGCCGACGTGCGCGCCGGCGAGAAGGTGCTCGACGTCGCCGCCGGCAACGGCAACGCCACGCTGGCCGCCGCGCGCCGCTTCGCCCGGGTCACCTCCACCGACTACGTGCCTGCGCTGCTCGACAAGGGCGCGGCGCGCGCGCAGGCCGAAGGACTCGACGTGCGTTTCGAGGTCGCCGACGCCGAAGCACTGCCGTATGCCGATGCGGGCTTCGACGTGGTGCTGTCCACGTTCGGCGCGATGTTCGCGCCCGACCATGCGCGCGTCGCGCGCGAGCTGCTGCGGGTGACGCGTGCCGGCGGCCGCATCGGTCTGGCGAACTGGACGCCGCAGGGCTTCATCGGCGAACTGTTCCAGGTGATCGGCCGCCAATTGCCGCCACCGGCGGGCGTGGCCTCGCCCGCGCTGTGGGGGACGGAGGCGCACATCACGCGCCTGTTCGGCGGCCATGCGCGCGAGATCCGCTGCACGCGCCGCGTCTTCAACTTCCGCTACGCGTCGATCGCGCATTTCATGCATGTGTTCCGCACGTACTACGGCCCCACGCACCAGGCATTCGAAGCGTTGGACAAGGACGGTCGGCAGGTGCTGGATGCGGCGATGACGGAGCTGCTCAAGCGCTGGAACATCGGCGGCCACCGCTCGCTGGTGGTGCCCTCGGAATACCTGGAAATCGTGATCGCGCGCGCATGA
- a CDS encoding glycine zipper 2TM domain-containing protein → MNTSRLVLSLGLLSVMSAAAAQSSYYGPEDEGRRFSDGSKVECRNVEVQKNTRDPNRVAGTAIGAVVGGLLGNQVGSGNGKKVATVGGAVAGGAIGRKVQGNSQESKGDRIVERRCERVYR, encoded by the coding sequence ATGAACACCTCACGTCTCGTGCTGTCGCTGGGCCTGCTGTCGGTGATGTCGGCGGCCGCCGCGCAGTCGTCCTACTACGGCCCGGAAGATGAGGGTCGCCGCTTCAGCGACGGCAGCAAGGTCGAATGCCGCAACGTGGAAGTGCAGAAGAACACCCGCGACCCGAACCGCGTGGCCGGCACGGCGATCGGTGCGGTGGTCGGTGGCCTGCTGGGCAACCAGGTCGGCAGCGGCAACGGCAAGAAGGTCGCCACCGTGGGCGGCGCCGTGGCCGGCGGTGCGATCGGCCGCAAGGTCCAGGGCAACAGCCAGGAAAGCAAGGGCGACCGCATCGTCGAGCGCCGCTGCGAGCGCGTGTACCGCTAA
- a CDS encoding HAMP domain-containing sensor histidine kinase produces the protein MRLADFIEAHTQRILDDAVEFALTQAPSGAKLNMKRLRNDIPHILQEIVKDLRTPQSPAQQRAKSLGRAPVHTGPESAASSHGRSRADDGFGVNQMIAEYRALRASVLRLWAADEALVADAVDDMIRFNEAIDQAVAESLVEFSRTVESWRNVFLGALGHDLRGPLTAVVGTAEMLTESTKDTPHARPAERILNGGLQLSRLVDGLLDYSKSTLGAGMTLQCAACDLSAAVAEEVDLLRSTLPDARIAFHAQGATHAHADDTRVREAVHNLVTNAAKYGEPATEIRVSLSGDAEQVRIAVSNAGAPLSADALNTLFDPLRRGSTTANKGEHSSLGLGLFIVREIARAHGGVVAAEVEEGRTTFVMTLPMQADRGGDGARHVAM, from the coding sequence ATGCGACTTGCCGACTTCATTGAAGCCCATACGCAACGGATCCTCGACGACGCCGTGGAATTCGCGCTCACCCAGGCGCCGAGCGGCGCGAAGCTCAACATGAAGCGCCTGCGCAACGACATCCCGCACATCCTGCAGGAGATCGTGAAGGATCTGCGCACGCCGCAGAGCCCGGCGCAGCAGCGTGCGAAGTCGCTGGGTCGCGCACCGGTGCACACCGGGCCGGAATCGGCCGCCAGCAGCCACGGCCGCAGCCGCGCCGACGATGGCTTCGGCGTCAACCAGATGATCGCCGAGTACCGCGCCTTGCGCGCCTCGGTGCTGCGCCTGTGGGCGGCCGACGAAGCGCTGGTCGCCGACGCCGTCGACGACATGATCCGCTTCAACGAAGCCATCGACCAGGCGGTGGCCGAATCGCTGGTGGAGTTCTCCCGCACCGTGGAATCGTGGCGCAACGTGTTCCTCGGCGCGCTCGGCCACGACCTGCGCGGGCCGCTTACCGCCGTCGTGGGCACCGCGGAAATGCTGACGGAGAGCACCAAGGACACACCGCACGCGCGGCCCGCCGAGCGCATCCTCAACGGTGGGCTGCAGCTGAGTCGCCTCGTGGACGGATTGCTGGACTACAGCAAGAGCACGCTGGGCGCGGGCATGACGCTGCAATGCGCGGCCTGCGACCTGTCCGCGGCCGTGGCCGAGGAGGTCGACCTGCTGCGGTCGACCCTGCCGGACGCGCGGATCGCCTTCCATGCGCAAGGCGCGACGCATGCGCACGCCGACGACACCCGCGTCCGCGAGGCCGTGCACAACCTGGTGACCAATGCCGCGAAGTACGGCGAACCGGCGACGGAGATCCGCGTCTCGCTGAGCGGCGACGCCGAGCAGGTGCGCATCGCGGTGAGCAATGCGGGCGCACCGCTGTCGGCGGACGCGCTCAACACCTTGTTCGATCCCTTGCGGCGCGGCTCGACGACCGCCAACAAGGGCGAACACTCCAGCCTGGGCCTGGGCTTGTTCATCGTGCGCGAGATCGCCCGCGCGCACGGCGGTGTGGTCGCAGCGGAGGTGGAAGAGGGGCGCACGACCTTCGTCATGACGCTTCCCATGCAGGCGGATCGCGGCGGGGACGGGGCGCGACACGTCGCGATGTGA
- a CDS encoding pyridoxamine 5'-phosphate oxidase family protein codes for MHTPEELEKKLWKALKSDRTLMLGLEGAEDGHTRPMTALLEHEGRGPLWIFTATDNLLAQRATTPQRAIATFASMGHDLFASLQGALVRDDDRAVIDRLWNPFVAAWYEEGKDDPKLALLRFDPEHAEIWLNEHSLWAGMKLLFGVDPKEDYDDKVAEVNLRG; via the coding sequence ATGCACACCCCCGAAGAACTCGAGAAGAAACTCTGGAAGGCGCTGAAGTCCGACCGCACCCTGATGCTCGGCCTGGAAGGCGCCGAGGACGGCCACACCCGTCCGATGACCGCGCTGCTCGAACACGAAGGCCGCGGGCCGCTGTGGATCTTCACCGCGACCGACAACCTGCTCGCCCAGCGGGCGACCACGCCGCAGCGCGCCATCGCCACGTTCGCCTCGATGGGTCACGACCTGTTCGCCAGCCTGCAGGGCGCGCTGGTGCGCGATGACGACCGCGCGGTGATCGACCGCCTGTGGAACCCCTTCGTCGCCGCCTGGTACGAAGAGGGCAAGGACGACCCCAAGCTCGCCCTGCTGCGCTTCGACCCCGAGCACGCCGAGATCTGGCTCAACGAGCACAGCCTGTGGGCCGGCATGAAACTGCTGTTCGGCGTGGACCCCAAGGAGGACTACGACGACAAGGTGGCCGAGGTGAACCTGCGCGGATGA